In Pseudoalteromonas tetraodonis, the genomic window GTGGCGATAAAGTTATTACAGCAAACAGAGAATGGTTACGTAATGCATTTCAACGCGTATCGATTTTATCGAACGAAAAATTTCGTGGTGTACGTTTAAATTTATCAAACGGTTTATTAAAAATTACGGCTAACAACCCAGAGCAAGAACAAGCGGAAGAAGTAGTTGAAGTAATGTACGAGGGCGATGACCTAGAAATAGGGTTTAATGTGTCTTACGTGCTTGATGTATTAAATACATTAAAAACTGAAGATGTGTTATTTACACTTGCCGATTCAAATAGCAGTGCACTAATAGAAGGTGCAGGCGATGAAGAAGCGATGTACGTCGTTATGCCTATGCGTTTATAAGATTATAAATACATAATGAGCTTAAGTCATTTGAGCCTCAAATATTTTCGTAATATTGAGGCGCTGACGCTAGAACCAGTTAATGGCGTTAATATAATTTATGGTGAAAACGGCAGCGGAAAAACCAGCCTTTTAGAGGCTATATATTACCTTTCTCACGGCAAATCTTTTCGAACTTCTAAACATAAAAGTATTATTGCACACCAGCAAGATCAGTTTGTTATTCATGGCCGCAAAGCGTTATACGATTTATCTATCCCTATTGGTATTAGTAAAACCCAAGCGGGTGAAACCAATTTAAAAATCCAGGGTAAGGCGAGTCGAAAAGTATCTGAACTTGCCCAGTTAATGCCGGTACAAATAATAACACCAGAAAGCTACTCACTATTTTTTGGCGGTCCTAAGGAGCGCAGAAAATTTTTAGACTTAGGTTTGTTCCACGTGGAACATGAGTTTTTTTTCTTATGGCAATCGTTTAATAAAGTGCTTAAACAACGCAATGCCTTATTAAAATCTAAGCCTAAGAATTATTTTGACCAAATCAAGTTTTGGGACAAAGAATTTGTTAGACTGGCTGAACAAATAAATAAATTAAGAATCGCGTATATAACTAGGTTTAAGCAGCAATTTTTTGATAAAATGTGTGCAGAATTAACGCTAATACGCGATTTAGAAATTAGCTTCAATGCGGGCTGGAAAGAGAGTGAATCTCTTTGTGATGCGTTAGAGCAAAGTTTTGAGCG contains:
- the recF gene encoding DNA replication/repair protein RecF (All proteins in this family for which functions are known are DNA-binding proteins that assist the filamentation of RecA onto DNA for the initiation of recombination or recombinational repair.), encoding MSLSHLSLKYFRNIEALTLEPVNGVNIIYGENGSGKTSLLEAIYYLSHGKSFRTSKHKSIIAHQQDQFVIHGRKALYDLSIPIGISKTQAGETNLKIQGKASRKVSELAQLMPVQIITPESYSLFFGGPKERRKFLDLGLFHVEHEFFFLWQSFNKVLKQRNALLKSKPKNYFDQIKFWDKEFVRLAEQINKLRIAYITRFKQQFFDKMCAELTLIRDLEISFNAGWKESESLCDALEQSFERDARQGFTSKGPHKADFSFSVAGSSVENVFSRGQLKLLLYALKVTQNSLIESETDKQSILLIDDLPSELSEDTKEKVGQLLTHCSSQIFISSILSESISAVVEPMQRELKMFHVKHGNLITR